A stretch of Shinella zoogloeoides DNA encodes these proteins:
- a CDS encoding lytic transglycosylase domain-containing protein, protein MILRNSFILCTLLLAGVAGLALRPSSVEAENAATPAMKPLGFAADMPSKDFITSAIPRADSMQPVSADLRDGLDALSNRDAASAIAARDRLPEGSLDRHILTWAIAVSGQRGVPSWEIANAQRELKGWPGLAALRTHSERALARENPPTADVLAAFGTTRPETAEGAIVLSRALVATGNPARATEILQSFWQKETLSPDLESQILGEFGTLLTAADHKARMDMLLYRDRTEQAQRFGDLGKAQSLYRAWAAVLGKSKTAGDLIKAVDARWHQDPAYTYLRIRNLRNKEEYRAAAKLFDAMPEEPARLVNPGAWWNEQRIVSRGLADLGDYRDAYRVAAHHGADDPADIVEAEFHAGWYALRDLGEAKTAARHFRRILQASDRPLSVSRAWYWLGRAAEKGGPGEAKDYFSKAANFPGTFYGQLAGARLGRKTLNVSYPTPTAEERARFHQREAVQAIARLQAAGHGWRGDSLYRALAGDLMSPGELALLAAQAEKEGNHQLSLQIGKIAFGRGIDVAALAFPIGVIPDGANISGSGKALAYAIARQESAFNPAAVSPANARGLLQLMPGTAEGVAKRYGLAYSKERLTTDAAYNATLGAHYLGEQISDFGGSYVLTFIAYNAGPRRVPQWIARYGDPRGKPIDEVVDWVERIPFSETRGYVQRVMENYQVYKTRLGQKADIVHDLSVGR, encoded by the coding sequence ATGATCTTGCGAAACAGTTTCATCCTTTGCACCTTGCTGCTGGCCGGCGTGGCCGGCCTTGCCCTGCGCCCCTCCTCCGTCGAGGCGGAGAATGCCGCGACACCCGCGATGAAGCCGCTCGGCTTTGCCGCCGACATGCCGTCGAAGGATTTCATTACAAGCGCCATTCCGCGCGCGGACAGCATGCAGCCGGTGAGCGCGGACCTGCGCGACGGTCTCGACGCACTCTCCAACCGCGATGCAGCCTCCGCCATCGCCGCGCGCGACCGCCTGCCCGAGGGCAGCCTCGACCGCCATATCCTGACCTGGGCGATCGCCGTTTCGGGCCAGCGCGGGGTACCCTCCTGGGAAATCGCGAACGCCCAGCGCGAGCTGAAGGGCTGGCCGGGCCTCGCCGCGCTGCGCACCCATTCCGAACGGGCGCTCGCCCGGGAAAATCCACCCACGGCCGATGTGCTTGCCGCCTTCGGCACGACGCGGCCGGAGACGGCCGAGGGCGCCATCGTGCTCAGCCGCGCGCTGGTCGCGACGGGCAATCCGGCGCGCGCCACGGAGATCCTGCAATCCTTCTGGCAGAAGGAAACGCTCTCGCCCGATCTCGAAAGCCAGATTCTCGGCGAGTTCGGCACGCTGCTCACCGCCGCCGATCACAAGGCGCGCATGGACATGCTGCTCTACCGCGACCGCACGGAACAGGCGCAGCGTTTCGGCGATCTCGGCAAGGCGCAGTCGCTTTACCGCGCCTGGGCGGCTGTTCTCGGCAAGAGCAAGACGGCCGGCGACCTTATCAAGGCGGTGGATGCCCGCTGGCACCAGGACCCGGCCTATACCTATCTGCGCATCCGCAACCTTCGGAACAAGGAAGAGTATCGCGCGGCGGCAAAACTGTTCGACGCCATGCCGGAGGAGCCGGCTCGCCTCGTCAACCCCGGTGCCTGGTGGAACGAGCAGCGTATCGTCAGCCGCGGCCTTGCCGATCTCGGCGACTATCGCGACGCCTATCGCGTCGCCGCCCACCACGGCGCGGACGATCCGGCGGACATCGTGGAGGCGGAGTTCCATGCCGGCTGGTATGCGCTGCGCGATCTTGGCGAGGCGAAGACCGCCGCCAGGCACTTCCGGCGAATCCTGCAAGCCTCCGACCGCCCGCTCTCCGTTTCCCGCGCCTGGTACTGGCTCGGCCGCGCGGCCGAAAAGGGTGGCCCGGGCGAGGCGAAGGACTATTTCTCCAAGGCGGCCAATTTCCCGGGCACCTTCTACGGCCAGCTTGCCGGCGCGCGGCTTGGCCGCAAGACGCTGAACGTCTCATATCCGACGCCAACGGCCGAGGAACGGGCACGCTTCCACCAGCGCGAGGCGGTGCAGGCCATCGCCCGCCTGCAGGCCGCCGGTCACGGCTGGCGCGGCGACAGCCTCTACCGCGCGCTTGCCGGTGACCTGATGAGTCCCGGCGAGCTCGCCCTTCTCGCCGCACAGGCGGAGAAGGAAGGCAATCACCAGCTTTCCCTGCAGATCGGCAAGATCGCCTTCGGGCGCGGCATCGACGTGGCGGCGCTCGCCTTCCCCATCGGCGTCATCCCGGACGGCGCCAATATTTCCGGCTCCGGCAAGGCGCTCGCTTATGCCATCGCCCGGCAGGAAAGCGCCTTCAACCCCGCCGCAGTCTCGCCCGCCAATGCACGTGGCCTGCTCCAGCTTATGCCCGGCACTGCGGAAGGCGTGGCGAAGCGTTACGGCCTCGCCTATTCGAAGGAGCGGCTGACGACGGACGCGGCCTACAACGCCACGCTCGGCGCGCATTATCTCGGCGAGCAGATCAGCGATTTCGGCGGCTCCTACGTGCTCACCTTCATCGCCTATAATGCCGGCCCGCGCCGCGTCCCGCAGTGGATCGCCCGCTATGGCGACCCGCGCGGCAAGCCCATCGACGAGGTCGTCGACTGGGTCGAGCGCATCCCCTTCTCCGAGACCCGCGGCTATGTGCAGCGCGTCATGGAGAACTATCAGGTCTACAAGACCCGGCTCGGCCAGAAGGCCGATATCGTGCACGACTTGAGTGTGGGGCGGTAA
- the dapA gene encoding 4-hydroxy-tetrahydrodipicolinate synthase, with product MFKGSIPALVTPFTNASTVDEEAFAAHVEWQIGEGSHGLVPVGTTGESPTLSHDEHKRVVELCIEVAAGRVPVIAGAGSNNTKEAIDLAQHAEKAGADAILVVTPYYNKPTQKGLFAHYAAIAEAVKLPIVIYNIPGRSVVDMTPETMGALHKAHPSIMGVKDATGKIERVSEQRIACGKDFVQLSGEDATALGFNAHGGIGCISVTANAAPRLCADFQKATLAGDYAKALEYQDKLMPLHKAIFMEPGVCGAKYALNRTRGLNRTVRSPLLSSLEPATEAAIDAALRHAGLLN from the coding sequence ATGTTCAAGGGATCCATTCCCGCCCTCGTCACCCCCTTCACGAATGCCAGCACTGTCGACGAAGAAGCCTTCGCCGCGCATGTGGAGTGGCAGATCGGCGAAGGCAGCCACGGCCTCGTTCCGGTCGGCACCACCGGCGAATCGCCGACGCTGTCGCATGACGAGCACAAACGGGTGGTGGAGCTGTGCATCGAGGTTGCCGCCGGCCGTGTTCCCGTCATCGCCGGCGCGGGCTCCAACAACACGAAGGAAGCGATCGACCTTGCCCAGCACGCCGAAAAGGCGGGCGCGGATGCGATCCTCGTCGTGACGCCCTATTACAACAAGCCGACGCAGAAGGGGCTTTTCGCGCATTATGCGGCAATCGCCGAGGCCGTGAAGCTGCCGATCGTCATATACAACATCCCCGGCCGCTCCGTGGTCGACATGACGCCGGAGACGATGGGCGCGCTGCACAAGGCGCATCCGTCCATCATGGGCGTCAAGGATGCGACGGGCAAGATCGAGCGCGTTTCCGAACAGCGCATCGCCTGCGGCAAGGACTTCGTCCAGCTTTCCGGCGAGGATGCGACCGCGCTCGGCTTCAACGCCCATGGTGGCATCGGCTGCATCTCCGTTACCGCCAATGCCGCCCCGCGCCTGTGCGCCGATTTCCAGAAGGCGACGCTTGCCGGCGATTATGCCAAGGCCCTGGAATACCAGGACAAGCTGATGCCGCTGCACAAGGCGATCTTCATGGAGCCGGGCGTTTGCGGGGCGAAATACGCGCTGAACCGCACCCGCGGCCTCAACCGGACCGTTCGCTCGCCGCTGCTCTCCTCGCTTGAGCCGGCCACGGAGGCGGCAATCGACGCGGCGCTTCGCCACGCCGGCCTGCTGAACTGA